The sequence GTTGGTAGAATTCTCACACATCCAGACCATGATATCCGGATAAAAATTCCCGCAAATAGCCGACATGCCTTTTGCCCCGGCCTGCAGCGAATACATGGTATTGGCCACACAGGCATCATAAAATTCCAGCCGGTTGGTTTTGATCATCGCAATTTTTTCCTTCACCTTTTCGAGGTCGATCGTGGTATCCTTATGATAGATGAACCGGTTGGCATCCAGCATATATTTGAATACTTTTGGTGTAATGACCCGTTTATAAGGCGCAGGGCATTCATATGTACCTACCGGGATATTATCAGTTAGTTGAAGGAACTGGTCAAAATTGCGGATCAAAACATCATCGGATTCTGTCTTTTCTGCAAAGTGGCTGGTGATCAGGATTACCGCATTGATACCGGTATGGTATATTCGCTTGGTGAACTCCGACTTCTCTTCGGGCGTATCACCAAATGAACCGGTTGCAACAACGGACATTGAGCCGTTCACCCGTTTTGACACATGCCTGGCGAGTGATAATCTTTCTTCCGGGTTCAGTTTATACATTTCACTGCTGGCACAATTCGCAAAAAAACCTTTCACCCCGGCAGCCAGGTAAAAATCTACCAGCTTCGATAGGCCATCAAAATCAATGGCGCCGTTTTTCTGGTAAGGAGTGATCATCACCGGTACGAACTTTTTATCGCTTGCAAATGGATTGGGGCTAAAGGATGGCTGACCAATAGATTGCTGGCCGGCGTAAATTTTTTCACCTATTGAAGTAGATAATGCAACGCCTGCAGTAGCTGCGGCCATTTTCTCGAGGAAGATCCGTCTTGATGATTTTTGTGTTCTCATGATTTTATTTTGATCACTATCTTCTTGACCACATCATAGCCTTCCGCTTTAATGGTTGGGCGATGCGCGTCATTGGGAAAAAATAAAAAGAAGGTATTGGGTTCAGTCGTAAAATAATTTCCGTCTGCTGTATAATTGATTACATCCGGACTATAAGGTTTGGTTACCGTTGCCTTAGAAGCATCAGCAATGCCAATGATCTCTTTGCCTTTGATGATATACTGCAGGTCAATATATTTCCGGTGCGATTCCCATTTCACCTCCTCCGGTTTGTGTGAGGGGGCTTCTGTTACTGAAGCAAATACATCCTCCCCAACAATGGGATATTTTCCGGGCGCCAGCTCCTGCAGGTTTTGTGCGGCCAGAAAACCTAAAGCGGCATCCCATAATTCCGGGTTCTTATGGTAGGCTGTATAAAATGCTTCGGTATTAACGGTAGCATGCAGGTTAAGGCTGAGTCCGTTTCCCCATTCCTTTTTTTTGACCCATTTTTTGATGGCCTTTTTAGAAACCGGCTTTTCTGAAGGCTGGGCCATCGCAGCAAAGCTGATCAACACCAGCAGTAAAATATTGCGAATTGATTTCATGTACTTATTGTATTTTAAGGCCAATACACAGGTATCTTTTTTCTCAGGAAGGCAACACTTCTTTCCAGTTGCTCCATGCCATCTACCCCATCTTCGATGGATATCCAGCTATCAAAACCTACTTTCTTCAGGATTGTAAATATGGCATCATAATCATTTAATCCCTTGCCGATTTCACCATGGCTCAGGCGTTTGGCATAACCTGCAGCACCACCTTCTTCCCTGCGCAGGTCTTCAATGGTGCCTTCTTTCAGGTAACGGTCGCTGGCATGCATGGTGACCACGCGGTTGGCCACGCGCGACAATAATTCCAGCGGATCCTCACCTGCGAGGTAAGTATTGCTGGGATCATAATTCACGCCGAAATTGGGATGTTGTACGGCTTCCACCAACTTACAGAACACATCTGCTTTTTGGGCAAATTCGGGGTATTCCCAAAAATCATCCTTATAGTGGTTCTCCAGGATAAGTGTGATATTTCTTTCCTGGGCATAAGGCAGGCAGGCATAAATACAATCTGCTGCCAGTTTCACACCTTCTTCCATACTTAATTCGGGGCGTCTTTGTCCGGATAAGACCCGGCAATAACTGCCACCTAATGCATAGGTCATATCGATCCAGTTTTTCTCTTTCGCGATTTCATTTTCGCGGAAGGATTTTTCCGGATGCGTAAAATCAGGAGAGCAGCACATCATGGGAATGGTCTTGCCGTGGTCTTCAACCATGCTGCGAAAGCGGCTCCAGTTTTTCTGGTCGGCCATTTGTAAAAACCCGGCATACCATTCGAGTCCATCAACATCTAATTTTACAGCGAGTTCTATCCATTCTTCTACCTGCATGGTGCCATCTTTGCACAATGCCTGCATGAATGCTTTGGGAAATACGGCCAGTTTTGGCATCTTTCTATTGGTTATTTTTTGTTTGAATCGTAGAGGAATCTTTCGGTGGGTTCCGGCCGATGAACGGATATTGCTCCAGGTCCACGACCTGGCCGCTGACCGGGCCACTTTCATCCGCCAGCCAATACACGGCAGCAGCAGCTATTTCAGCCGGTTTAAGGATCCTTCCGGCAGGGGCATACACCGAAGGCAACTCAGCATACCAGTCGTCAGCAAGGCCATGTTCCTTTTTTCTCCTTATTTCGGTTTCAGTCAATACCCAGCCCGGATTGATTTGATTGACCCTTACACCATTTTCACGGAACAAGGTATCGCCAAGGTTCCTGGTGAGTGTCATCAGTGCACCTTTCGAAACACTATATGCCAACAGGTTGGGTTCACCACTGTAAGCATTTACGGAACCGATATTCAATACCGCACCGTGCTGCATTTCCAGGTACGGTAATGCAGATTTTATGAGGTTGAACGGGGCAATGGTATTAATGGCCAGGATCCGTTCAAAATATTTTGTATCCGTCGTTTGGATATTGGATGAAGCAACAAGTGCAGCATTGTTTACTACAGCATCCAGTTGCCCGAATTTGGTGATGGCTACGGTTACCAGTCTTTCAGCGGCCCCTTCAGCACTGATATCTTCAATATGCAGTACCGCTTTTTCTGGTCCCAGAATATCAAGCACCTCCAGTCCCCATTCTTCTTCCAAACCATGTAATACGATCCGTGCCCCTTCCTGCGCACAACGCAGTGCAATGGCTTTTCCGATGCCTGTTGTACTGCCGGTTACAATTATCACTTTATTTTCCAGGCGCATATTCTATACTGGTTTTAAAACACTTTTTACGACTTCGCCGGAATGCATTTTTTCAAATGCTTCATGCCATTGAGTGATAGGCCAAACGCCACCTATGATGGGTTTCACATCCAGCTGGCCACTGGCTAATAAGGAAATCACTTTCTCCCAAACCGGCCAGTTGTGGCTAAAGCTGCCTTGTAAGGTTATGTTTTTTTGCACCAGGGG comes from Flavihumibacter fluvii and encodes:
- a CDS encoding dihydrodipicolinate synthase family protein, producing the protein MRTQKSSRRIFLEKMAAATAGVALSTSIGEKIYAGQQSIGQPSFSPNPFASDKKFVPVMITPYQKNGAIDFDGLSKLVDFYLAAGVKGFFANCASSEMYKLNPEERLSLARHVSKRVNGSMSVVATGSFGDTPEEKSEFTKRIYHTGINAVILITSHFAEKTESDDVLIRNFDQFLQLTDNIPVGTYECPAPYKRVITPKVFKYMLDANRFIYHKDTTIDLEKVKEKIAMIKTNRLEFYDACVANTMYSLQAGAKGMSAICGNFYPDIMVWMCENSTNPDRQEDVKWLQAQLTKTEDIIGQNYPQSAKYFLQKRGLPIETMARTATSPLTTAQKLALDDTYKVFLGWCDRIGMRPAKV
- a CDS encoding sugar phosphate isomerase/epimerase family protein — translated: MPKLAVFPKAFMQALCKDGTMQVEEWIELAVKLDVDGLEWYAGFLQMADQKNWSRFRSMVEDHGKTIPMMCCSPDFTHPEKSFRENEIAKEKNWIDMTYALGGSYCRVLSGQRRPELSMEEGVKLAADCIYACLPYAQERNITLILENHYKDDFWEYPEFAQKADVFCKLVEAVQHPNFGVNYDPSNTYLAGEDPLELLSRVANRVVTMHASDRYLKEGTIEDLRREEGGAAGYAKRLSHGEIGKGLNDYDAIFTILKKVGFDSWISIEDGVDGMEQLERSVAFLRKKIPVYWP
- a CDS encoding YhcH/YjgK/YiaL family protein; this translates as MKSIRNILLLVLISFAAMAQPSEKPVSKKAIKKWVKKKEWGNGLSLNLHATVNTEAFYTAYHKNPELWDAALGFLAAQNLQELAPGKYPIVGEDVFASVTEAPSHKPEEVKWESHRKYIDLQYIIKGKEIIGIADASKATVTKPYSPDVINYTADGNYFTTEPNTFFLFFPNDAHRPTIKAEGYDVVKKIVIKIKS
- a CDS encoding SDR family oxidoreductase, which codes for MRLENKVIIVTGSTTGIGKAIALRCAQEGARIVLHGLEEEWGLEVLDILGPEKAVLHIEDISAEGAAERLVTVAITKFGQLDAVVNNAALVASSNIQTTDTKYFERILAINTIAPFNLIKSALPYLEMQHGAVLNIGSVNAYSGEPNLLAYSVSKGALMTLTRNLGDTLFRENGVRVNQINPGWVLTETEIRRKKEHGLADDWYAELPSVYAPAGRILKPAEIAAAAVYWLADESGPVSGQVVDLEQYPFIGRNPPKDSSTIQTKNNQ